A genomic segment from Polyangium mundeleinium encodes:
- the gatA gene encoding Asp-tRNA(Asn)/Glu-tRNA(Gln) amidotransferase subunit GatA, with translation MDATVLDRSIPELAGLVTRGEVSAEEVTKASLDRITRRDGALGAFLTVQAEEALSAARAVDQKRARGEALGPLAGVPIGIKDALCTRDAPTTAGSRILLRPASKGEATLDPRRGFRPPYDATVVARLREADAVLVGKTNLDEFAMGSSNENSAFFPTKNPWDPSRIPGGSSGGSAVAVAAGLALGALGSDTGGSIRQPAALTGTVGIKPTYGRVSRYGLIAFASSLDQVGPFAADVRSAARLLGVIAGRDPHDQTSLGAPVAAYEEACGRDVRGMRIGVPEEYFAKGLEPAVEKSVREALAGLASLGCELRPVRLPHTRYAVATYYVLATAEASSNLARYDGVRFGARAEGAESLGALYAKTRGEGFGREVARRIVLGTYVLSSGYYDAYYLRAQRVRTLIRRDFEEVFREVDVIAAPVSPTVAFPLGERVDDPLAMYLADIYTLPASLAGVPALSVPCAPTPATNSVPSLPVGLQLVGPPLEEARLCALAAAWEGISPARGLRPKVSEA, from the coding sequence ATGGACGCGACGGTGCTCGATCGCTCGATCCCGGAGCTCGCCGGCCTCGTGACGCGCGGCGAGGTCTCGGCCGAGGAAGTCACCAAGGCCAGCCTCGATCGCATCACGCGGCGCGACGGGGCGCTCGGGGCCTTCTTGACGGTGCAAGCCGAGGAGGCGCTCTCGGCCGCGCGGGCCGTCGATCAGAAACGCGCGCGCGGCGAGGCGCTCGGGCCGCTCGCCGGCGTGCCCATCGGCATCAAGGACGCGCTTTGCACGCGCGACGCGCCGACCACGGCCGGATCACGGATCCTCCTCCGGCCTGCCTCGAAGGGCGAGGCGACGCTCGATCCACGGCGCGGCTTCCGGCCGCCCTACGACGCCACCGTGGTCGCGCGCCTGCGCGAGGCCGACGCGGTGCTCGTCGGCAAGACGAACCTGGACGAGTTCGCGATGGGCTCGTCGAACGAAAACAGCGCGTTTTTCCCGACGAAAAATCCCTGGGATCCGTCGCGCATCCCGGGCGGATCGTCGGGCGGGAGCGCGGTCGCGGTGGCGGCGGGGCTCGCGCTCGGCGCGCTCGGATCGGATACGGGCGGCAGCATCCGCCAGCCCGCGGCGCTCACGGGGACGGTCGGGATCAAGCCGACGTACGGGCGTGTCTCGCGGTACGGGCTCATCGCGTTCGCGTCGAGCCTGGATCAGGTCGGGCCCTTCGCGGCCGACGTGCGCTCGGCGGCGCGGCTGCTCGGCGTAATCGCGGGGCGGGATCCGCACGACCAGACGAGCCTCGGGGCGCCCGTAGCGGCGTACGAGGAGGCGTGCGGGCGCGACGTGCGGGGGATGCGGATCGGCGTGCCCGAGGAGTATTTCGCGAAGGGGCTCGAGCCGGCCGTCGAGAAGAGCGTGCGTGAGGCGCTCGCCGGGCTCGCGTCGCTCGGCTGCGAGCTTCGGCCGGTGCGCTTGCCGCATACGCGGTATGCGGTGGCCACGTATTACGTGCTCGCGACGGCGGAGGCCTCGTCGAATTTGGCGCGCTACGACGGCGTGCGGTTCGGCGCGCGGGCAGAGGGCGCGGAGAGCCTGGGCGCCCTGTATGCGAAGACGCGCGGCGAGGGCTTCGGCCGCGAGGTCGCGCGACGCATCGTGCTCGGGACCTACGTGCTCTCGTCGGGCTATTACGACGCGTATTACCTGCGGGCCCAGCGCGTCCGGACGCTGATCCGGCGCGATTTCGAGGAGGTGTTCCGCGAGGTCGACGTGATCGCGGCGCCGGTCTCGCCGACGGTCGCGTTCCCGCTCGGCGAGCGCGTCGACGACCCGCTCGCGATGTACCTCGCCGACATCTACACGCTGCCCGCGAGCCTCGCGGGCGTGCCCGCGCTGAGCGTGCCGTGCGCGCCCACGCCCGCGACGAACAGCGTGCCGTCGCTGCCCGTGGGCCTGCAGCTCGTGGGCCCGCCGCTCGAAGAGGCGCGGCTCTGCGCGCTCGCCGCCGCGTGGGAGGGCATCTCGCCGGCGCGCGGGCTCCGGCCCAAGGTTTCGGAAGCATGA
- a CDS encoding GNAT family N-acetyltransferase, with the protein MSDLRLVTAPAGPEHASGLRELFSAASSPCFCRFWHFDGTNNDWLDRCANAPEENASVFFGALAAGGDEAKGIVAIHEDEAGKRTLVGWLKVTPAAVMRKAYERRFYKQLPAFQGDRQGVFLLGCTLVHPGFRKQGVAKALVAGAVSYAKDTFGARVLEALPRRPKEPVNDEELWTGPMGAFEPNGFEEVGGLEPYPVLRRVL; encoded by the coding sequence ATGAGCGATCTTCGCCTCGTCACGGCCCCCGCGGGGCCCGAGCATGCGTCCGGTTTGCGGGAGCTCTTTTCGGCGGCCTCGTCGCCGTGTTTTTGCCGGTTCTGGCATTTCGACGGGACGAACAACGACTGGCTCGACCGCTGCGCGAACGCGCCCGAGGAGAACGCCTCGGTATTTTTCGGCGCGCTCGCGGCGGGCGGCGACGAGGCGAAGGGGATCGTGGCGATCCACGAGGACGAGGCGGGGAAGCGGACGCTCGTCGGCTGGCTCAAGGTCACGCCCGCGGCCGTGATGCGCAAGGCCTACGAGCGGCGCTTCTACAAGCAGCTCCCGGCGTTTCAGGGGGATCGGCAAGGCGTGTTCCTCCTGGGCTGCACGCTCGTGCATCCGGGCTTCCGCAAGCAGGGCGTGGCGAAGGCGCTCGTCGCGGGCGCCGTCTCGTACGCAAAGGACACGTTCGGCGCGCGCGTGCTCGAAGCCTTGCCGCGCCGGCCGAAGGAGCCGGTGAACGACGAGGAGCTCTGGACCGGTCCGATGGGCGCGTTCGAGCCGAACGGGTTCGAGGAAGTGGGCGGGCTCGAGCCGTACCCGGTGCTGCGTCGGGTGCTCTAG
- a CDS encoding NAD-dependent epimerase/dehydratase family protein codes for MADPIDNSNSEPREPAIPPARGSRSRSGGRVVALTGAACFLGRNLVGLLEEDPATARIVTIDVKSPDTAGPKARHFEVDLTNPASEDRVAEILASEEVDTLVHLCFLSSPTHATGWAHELESVGTMHLLNAVRQVRLRKLVQWSQTMLYGAHPTNPNFLTERHALRADMDEPFFADKIAAERELNAFAAKSKGTVVTVLRTAPIVGPTVQNWVTRYLGMRVVPTLLGFDPLLQFVHEVDALAAFKLALDRDHPGTFNITSDGVLPLSMVLRLAGRSSMPLPHTVASSLVGAAWITQASAVPPSFLRYLRYVCVADGDKAARVMGFRPAYTTREALLDYLAAQSLRDANLLQESPA; via the coding sequence ATGGCAGATCCGATCGACAACTCGAACAGCGAGCCTCGCGAGCCGGCGATCCCGCCTGCGAGGGGCTCGCGGAGCCGCTCGGGCGGGCGCGTCGTCGCGCTCACGGGCGCGGCGTGTTTCCTCGGCCGCAACCTCGTGGGCCTCCTCGAAGAAGATCCGGCGACGGCCCGCATCGTGACGATCGACGTGAAGTCGCCCGACACGGCAGGCCCGAAAGCGCGGCATTTCGAGGTCGATCTGACGAACCCGGCCTCGGAGGATCGCGTCGCGGAGATCCTGGCCTCCGAGGAGGTCGACACGCTCGTGCACCTCTGCTTCCTCTCGTCGCCGACCCACGCGACGGGCTGGGCGCACGAACTCGAGTCGGTCGGCACGATGCATCTCCTCAACGCCGTGCGGCAGGTGCGGCTGCGCAAGCTCGTGCAGTGGAGCCAGACGATGCTCTACGGCGCGCACCCCACGAACCCGAACTTCCTCACGGAGCGGCACGCTTTACGTGCCGACATGGACGAGCCGTTCTTCGCGGACAAGATCGCCGCCGAGCGTGAGCTCAACGCGTTTGCCGCGAAGTCGAAGGGCACCGTGGTCACGGTCCTGCGCACGGCGCCGATCGTCGGGCCGACGGTGCAGAACTGGGTCACGCGGTATCTCGGCATGCGCGTCGTGCCCACGCTGCTCGGCTTCGATCCGCTCTTGCAGTTCGTGCACGAGGTCGACGCGCTCGCGGCCTTCAAGCTCGCGCTCGATCGGGATCATCCGGGCACGTTCAACATCACCTCCGACGGCGTGTTGCCGCTGTCCATGGTGCTGCGCCTGGCCGGCCGCTCGTCGATGCCGCTGCCGCACACGGTCGCGAGCTCGCTCGTCGGCGCGGCCTGGATCACGCAGGCTTCGGCCGTGCCTCCGAGCTTTTTGCGGTACCTGCGATACGTCTGTGTCGCCGACGGCGACAAGGCGGCGCGCGTGATGGGCTTCCGGCCGGCGTACACGACCCGCGAGGCGCTGCTCGACTACCTCGCCGCGCAGAGCCTGCGCGACGCGAACCTGCTGCAGGAGAGCCCTGCCTAG